One Felis catus isolate Fca126 chromosome D1, F.catus_Fca126_mat1.0, whole genome shotgun sequence DNA segment encodes these proteins:
- the LOC109491864 gene encoding olfactory receptor 8B4 has protein sequence MLISIINLCVLLFPQTAPWKRMTLRNSSSVTEFILVGLSEQPELQLPLFILFLGIYVFTVVGNLGLITLIGLNSSLHTPMYFFLFNLSFIDLCYSSVFTPKMLNDFLSENVISYVGCVTQLFFFCFFVNSECYVLVSMAYDRYVAICKPLLYTVTMSPQVCSLLMFGSYVIGFAGAMAHTGSIWRLTFCNSNIIHHYLCEVLPLLQLSCTSTHVNELVFFIVVGVVITISSISIFISYALILSNILHIPSAEGRSKAISTCGSHIIAVALFFGSGAFTYLTSSFPASMDQSKFASVFYTNVVPMLNPLIYSLRNKDVKLALGKTLRTVLS, from the coding sequence ATGCTTATATCTATTATCAATCTATGTGTTTTATTGTTTCCACAGACAGCTCCCTGGAAGAGAATGACTCTGAGAAACAGCTCCTCAGTGACTGAGTTTATCCTAGTGGGATTATCAGAACAACCAGAGCTCCAGCTTCCCCTCTTCATCCTGTTCTTAGGGATCTATGTGTTTACTGTGGTGGGCAACTTGGGCTTGATTACCTTAATTGGGCTAAATTCTAGCCTTCACACTCCCATGTACTTTTTTCTCTTCAACTTGTCTTTTATAGATCTCTGTTATTCCTctgtatttacccccaaaatgctGAATGATTTTCTGTCAGAAAATGTCATCTCTTACGTGGGATGCGTGactcaactttttttcttctgtttctttgtcaaTTCTGAGTGCTATGTGTTGGTATCAATGGCCTATGATCGCTATGTGGCTATCTGCAAGCCTCTGCTGTACACGGTCACCATGTCCCCTCAGGTCTGTTCTCTGCTCATGTTTGGTTCATATGTGATAGGGTTTGCTGGAGCCATGGCCCACACTGGGAGCATATGGAGACTGACTTTCTGTAATTCCAACATCATCCACCATTATCTGTGTGAAGTTCTTCCTCTCCTGCAGCTCTCCTGCACCAGCACCCATGTCAATGAGCTagtgttttttattgttgtgggAGTGGTCATCACAATATCCAGtattagcattttcatttcttatgccTTGATTCTCTCTAATATCCTCCATATTCCTTCTGCTGAGGGTAGATCCAAAGCCATCAGCACATGTGGCTCCCACATAATtgctgttgctttgttttttgggtcAGGGGCATTCACCTATTTAACAAgctcttttcctgcatctatgGACCAGAGTAAATTTGCCTCAGTCTTTTACACCAATGTGGTTCCCATGCTTAATCCTTTGATCTACAGTTTGAGGAATAAGGATGTGAAACTTGCTCTGGGTAAAACCCTGAGAACAGTGCTCTCCTGA
- the LOC101091045 gene encoding olfactory receptor 145: MPLMRMAAENSSVTEFILAGLTNQPGLRMPLFFLFLGFYVVTVMGNLGLITLIGLNSHLHTPMYFFLFNLSFIDFCYSTVITPKMLMSFVSKNTIAYAGCMTQLFFFLFFVVSESFILSAMAYDRYTAICNPLVYTATMSPQVCSLLLLGVYVMGFAGAMAHTTCMVRLTFCANNLVDHYMCDILPLLERSCTSTYVNELVVFVVVGIDIGVPTVTIFISYALILTSILHIRSTEGRSKAFSTCSSHIIAVSLFFGSGAFMYLKPSSLLPMNQGKVSSLFYTTVVPMLNPLIYSLRNKDVKVALKKSLSKKTFS; encoded by the coding sequence ATGCCTTTAATGAGAATGGCAGCTGAGAACTCCTCTGTGACAGAATTTATCCTTGCAGGCTTAACCAACCAGCCCGGACTTCGGATGCccctcttcttcctgtttctagGTTTCTATGTGGTCACTGTGATGGGGAACCTGGGTCTGATAACCCTGATTGGGCTGAATTCTCACCtgcacacccccatgtacttcttcctcttcAACTTGTCCTTCATAGATTTTTGCTATTCCACTGTTATCACTCCCAAGATGCTGATGAGTTTTGTCTCAAAGAACACCATCGCCTACGCAGGGTGTATGACTcagctcttcttttttcttttctttgttgtctCTGAGTCCTTCATCCTGTCAGCAATGGCATATGACCGCTACACCGCCATCTGTAACCCACTGGTGTACACAGCCACCATGTCTCCTCAGGTCTGCTCGCTTCTTCTGTTGGGTGTCTATGTGATGGGGTTTGCTGGGGCCATGGCCCACACGACATGCATGGTGAGGCTGACCTTCTGTGCCAACAATCTGGTTGACCACTACATGTGTGACATCCTTCCCCTTCTTGAGCGCTCTTGCACCAGCACCTATGTAAATGAGCTGGTAGTTTTCGTTGTCGTGGGCATTGATATTGGCGTGCCCACAGTTACCATCTTCATTTCTTATGCcctcatcctcaccagcattcTCCATATTCGTTCCACTGAGGGCAGGTCCAAAGCCTTCAGCACATGCAGCTCTCACATAAttgctgtttctcttttctttgggtCAGGGGCATTTATGTACCTCAAACCATCCTCTCTTTTACCTATGAATCAGGGGAAAGTGTCCTCCTTGTTCTATACCACCGTTGTGCCCATGCTCAACCCGCTAATCTATAGCTTAAGAAATAAAGATGTCAAAGTTGCTCTGAAGAAATCATTGAGCAAAAAGACATTCTCTTGA